The Strigops habroptila isolate Jane chromosome 8, bStrHab1.2.pri, whole genome shotgun sequence genome includes a window with the following:
- the ZIC1 gene encoding zinc finger protein ZIC 1, with protein MLLDAGPQYPAIGVTTFGSSRHHSAADVTDREVGLGINPFADGMGAFKINPSTHELASAGQTAFTSQAPGYAAAALGHHHHPTHVGSYSSAAFNSTRDFLFRNRGFGEAAAASAQHSLFASAAGSFAGPHGHTDAAGHILFPGLHEQATSHASPNVVNGQMRLGFSGDMYGRPDQYGQVTSPRSEHYASTQLHGYGHMNMNMAAHHGAGAFFRYMRQPIKQELICKWIEPEQLSNPKKSCNKTFSTMHELVTHVTVEHVGGPEQSNHICFWEECPREGKPFKAKYKLVNHIRVHTGEKPFPCPFPGCGKVFARSENLKIHKRTHTGEKPFKCEFEGCDRRFANSSDRKKHMHVHTSDKPYLCKMCDKSYTHPSSLRKHMKVHESSSQGSQPSPAASSGYESSTPPTIVSPSTENQTASSLSPSSSAVHHTSSHSTLTSNFNEWYV; from the exons ATGCTTCTGGATGCTGGACCGCAGTATCCCGCCATAGGAGTCACTACCTTCGGATCCTCTCGCCACCACTCCGCGGCCGATGTCACGGACAGAGAAGTGGGACTGGGGATCAACCCGTTTGCCGACGGCATGGGCGCCTTCAAAATCAACCCCAGCACCCACGAGCTGGCCTCGGCCGGCCAGACCGCTTTCACCTCACAGGCGCCCGGCTACGCGGCGGCGGCCCTGGGGCACCACCACCACCCGACCCACGTCGGCTCTTACTCCAGCGCCGCTTTCAACTCCACACGGGACTTTCTGTTCCGCAACCGCGGCTTCGGGGAGGCGGCTGCCGCCAGCgcccagcacagcctcttcGCCTCCGCCGCCGGCAGCTTCGCCGGACCGCACGGACACACCGATGCCGCGGGACATATACTTTTCCCGGGGCTGCACGAGCAAGCCACCAGCCATGCTTCGCCTAACGTGGTGAACGGGCAGATGCGCCTGGGCTTCTCCGGAGACATGTACGGCAGACCCGATCAGTACGGCCAGGTCACCAGTCCCCGCTCCGAGCACTACGCCTCGACCCAGCTACACGGCTACGGCCACATGAACATGAACATGGCAGCCCACCATGGGGCAGGGGCCTTCTTTCGTTACATGCGGCAGCCCATCAAACAGGAACTCATCTGTAAGTGGATTGAGCCCGAGCAATTGTCAAACCCCAAAAAGTCCTGCAACAAAACTTTCAGTACGATGCACGAGCTGGTGACTCATGTCACGGTGGAGCACGTTGGAGGACCCGAGCAGTCCAATCACATATGTTTCTGGGAAGAGTGTCCAAGAGAAGGGAAACCTTTCAAGGCCAAATATAAACTCGTAAATCACATCAGAGTCCACACAGGTGAAAAACCTTTCCCCTGCCCTTTCCCAGGCTGTGGCAAAGTGTTTGCCAGATCAGAGAATctcaaaatacacaaaagaaCTCATACAG GTGAAAAACCATTTAAGTGTGAATTCGAGGGCTGCGACAGGCGCTTTGCAAACAGCAGCGACCGCAAAAagcacatgcatgtgcacactTCCGACAAGCCCTATCTCTGCAAAATGTGTGACAAGTCCTACACgcaccccagctccctcagaAAGCACATGAAG GTCCATGAATCGTCCTCGCAGGGGTCCCAGCCTTCTCCCGCCGCCAGCTCAGGCTACGAGTCCTCCACCCCTCCAACCATCGTGTCTCCATCCACAGAAAACCAGACCGCCAGCTCCTTATCCCCTTCCTCCTCCGCAGTTCACCACACGTCCAGCCACAGTACGCTTACATCAAATTTTAACGAATGGTACGTCTAA